The following proteins are encoded in a genomic region of Magnolia sinica isolate HGM2019 chromosome 1, MsV1, whole genome shotgun sequence:
- the LOC131240331 gene encoding uncharacterized protein LOC131240331 isoform X4: MHKEMDGFGEKESNTIQGKEALSLDEVLGNDGTDHCMEGDGPDHCMAMKEVSPTKGEHAQTAEGGDATIEPHKDMEFESEAAAYYFYNTYARRMGFSIRTSKFYRSKKDGSIVNRRFVCSKEGFRRKSVATKIHRRITRENCKAMMSVKKLDSGVWLVKQFIKEHSHPLANPSEVCFLRSHRHIQDNAKDLIRAYKGAGASNTQVMNVLRKEAGGDCNVGFTRKDLSNFVTRDRHRSLGKDAQMEHRYFKHLQKDHPDSVPMNDLIKCLKEENTSLKADLKAQITVKEAEISRQKEIIVEQTIRLEKAAEHDAEREKRIKELESQLFQVTMSQSQLLGRDAEIVKLNTELSSLKEAFTSIQNPLNASERERLAVLEKEYSKAQLLKEIGLHEEDRVKRMKEKSKEQKKRISELEGLLVVAREEKEIAVREAKVSAREAYVRELAVLGSERPRPWGHAVGIIDQPLRDQARFGSGTSAGSSSGVYFQLH, from the exons ATGCACAAAG AAATGGATGGATTTGGAGAAAAAGAATCAAACACCATACAAGGCAAAGAAGCATTAAGCTTGGATGAAGTGTTGGGAAATGATGGCACGGACCATTGCATGGAAGGTGATGGCCCAGACCATTGCATGGCCATGAAGGAAGTTTCGCCTACAAAGGGAGAACATGCTCAAACTGCAGAAGGGGGGGATGCAACTATTGAACCACACAAGGATATGGAGTTTGAATCTGAAGCAGCTGCCTATTATTTCTACAACACCTACGCAAGGCGCATGGGATTTAGCATTCGCACTAGTAAGTTCTACCGTTCAAAGAAAGATGGATCCATTGTAAACCGAAGGTTTGTTTGTTCGAAAGAAGGTTTCCGTCGGAAATCCGTTGCAACAAAAATACATAGACGGATTACAAGGGAAAATTGCAAGGCAATGATGTCAGTAAAGAAATTAGATTCCGGGGTTTGGCTTGTGAAGCAATTTATCAAGGAGCATAGTCATCCACTAGCGAATCCAAGTGAAGTATGTTTCCTTCGATCGCACAGGCACATACAAGATAATGCCAAAGACTTGATCAGAGCTTATAAGGGGGCTGGAGCATCCAATACCCAAGTCATGAATGTGCTTCGGAAGGAAGCCGGTGGAGATTGCAATGTTGGCTTCACTCGGAAAGATTTAAGTAACTTTGTTACTAGGGATAGGCATAGATCCCTTGGGAAAGATGCACAGATGGAACATAGATATTTCAAGCATCTACAAAAGGACCATCCTGACTCTGTTCCAATGAATGATCTCATTAAGTGCCTAAAAGAAGAAAACACTTCATTG AAAGCGGATCTTAAAGCGCAAATTACAGTTAAGGAGGCTGAGATTTCGCGTCAAAAGGAAATCATTGTTGAACAG ACAATCAGACTTGAAAAGGCAGCCGAACATGATGCAGAGCGGGAGAAACGCATTAAGGAACTG GAGTCCCAATTATTCCAAGTCACCATGTCTCAGTCTCAACTGCTGGGTCGAGATGCTGAAATTGTAAAGCTAAACACCGAGCTTTCGTCCCTT AAGGAAGCCTTCACATCCATTCAAAATCCTTTGAATGCTTCCGAGAGAGAAAGGCTTGCTGTTCTG GAGAAAGAATATTCGAAGGCCCAGCTACTTAAAGAGATTGGACTGCATGAAGAAGATCGG GTGAAGAGAATGAAGGAGAAGTCCAAAGAACAGAAGAAACGGATCAGTGAGCTGGAAGGCCTCCTTGTGGTGGCCCGGGAGGAGAAGGAGATTGCGGTTCGTGAGGCCAAGGTGTCGGCCAGGGAAGCATATGTGAGGGAACTGGCCGTCCTTGGTAGCGAGAGGCCACGGCCTTGGGGTCATGCGGTTGGGATCATTGATCAACCTTTGAGAGATCAGGCCCGCTTTGGCAGTGGGACTAGTGCTGGTTCATCAAGTGGAGTTTACTTTCAGCTGCACTAG
- the LOC131240331 gene encoding uncharacterized protein LOC131240331 isoform X1 gives MCVQSPFCKGELTLSFSVDKKATSSGRSPEMDGFGEKESNTIQGKEALSLDEVLGNDGTDHCMEGDGPDHCMAMKEVSPTKGEHAQTAEGGDATIEPHKDMEFESEAAAYYFYNTYARRMGFSIRTSKFYRSKKDGSIVNRRFVCSKEGFRRKSVATKIHRRITRENCKAMMSVKKLDSGVWLVKQFIKEHSHPLANPSEVCFLRSHRHIQDNAKDLIRAYKGAGASNTQVMNVLRKEAGGDCNVGFTRKDLSNFVTRDRHRSLGKDAQMEHRYFKHLQKDHPDSVPMNDLIKCLKEENTSLKADLKAQITVKEAEISRQKEIIVEQTIRLEKAAEHDAEREKRIKELESQLFQVTMSQSQLLGRDAEIVKLNTELSSLKEAFTSIQNPLNASERERLAVLEKEYSKAQLLKEIGLHEEDRVKRMKEKSKEQKKRISELEGLLVVAREEKEIAVREAKVSAREAYVRELAVLGSERPRPWGHAVGIIDQPLRDQARFGSGTSAGSSSGVYFQLH, from the exons AAGGAGAACTGACGCTTTCCTTTTCCGTAGACAAGAAGGCAACCTCATCGGGCCGGAGTCCAG AAATGGATGGATTTGGAGAAAAAGAATCAAACACCATACAAGGCAAAGAAGCATTAAGCTTGGATGAAGTGTTGGGAAATGATGGCACGGACCATTGCATGGAAGGTGATGGCCCAGACCATTGCATGGCCATGAAGGAAGTTTCGCCTACAAAGGGAGAACATGCTCAAACTGCAGAAGGGGGGGATGCAACTATTGAACCACACAAGGATATGGAGTTTGAATCTGAAGCAGCTGCCTATTATTTCTACAACACCTACGCAAGGCGCATGGGATTTAGCATTCGCACTAGTAAGTTCTACCGTTCAAAGAAAGATGGATCCATTGTAAACCGAAGGTTTGTTTGTTCGAAAGAAGGTTTCCGTCGGAAATCCGTTGCAACAAAAATACATAGACGGATTACAAGGGAAAATTGCAAGGCAATGATGTCAGTAAAGAAATTAGATTCCGGGGTTTGGCTTGTGAAGCAATTTATCAAGGAGCATAGTCATCCACTAGCGAATCCAAGTGAAGTATGTTTCCTTCGATCGCACAGGCACATACAAGATAATGCCAAAGACTTGATCAGAGCTTATAAGGGGGCTGGAGCATCCAATACCCAAGTCATGAATGTGCTTCGGAAGGAAGCCGGTGGAGATTGCAATGTTGGCTTCACTCGGAAAGATTTAAGTAACTTTGTTACTAGGGATAGGCATAGATCCCTTGGGAAAGATGCACAGATGGAACATAGATATTTCAAGCATCTACAAAAGGACCATCCTGACTCTGTTCCAATGAATGATCTCATTAAGTGCCTAAAAGAAGAAAACACTTCATTG AAAGCGGATCTTAAAGCGCAAATTACAGTTAAGGAGGCTGAGATTTCGCGTCAAAAGGAAATCATTGTTGAACAG ACAATCAGACTTGAAAAGGCAGCCGAACATGATGCAGAGCGGGAGAAACGCATTAAGGAACTG GAGTCCCAATTATTCCAAGTCACCATGTCTCAGTCTCAACTGCTGGGTCGAGATGCTGAAATTGTAAAGCTAAACACCGAGCTTTCGTCCCTT AAGGAAGCCTTCACATCCATTCAAAATCCTTTGAATGCTTCCGAGAGAGAAAGGCTTGCTGTTCTG GAGAAAGAATATTCGAAGGCCCAGCTACTTAAAGAGATTGGACTGCATGAAGAAGATCGG GTGAAGAGAATGAAGGAGAAGTCCAAAGAACAGAAGAAACGGATCAGTGAGCTGGAAGGCCTCCTTGTGGTGGCCCGGGAGGAGAAGGAGATTGCGGTTCGTGAGGCCAAGGTGTCGGCCAGGGAAGCATATGTGAGGGAACTGGCCGTCCTTGGTAGCGAGAGGCCACGGCCTTGGGGTCATGCGGTTGGGATCATTGATCAACCTTTGAGAGATCAGGCCCGCTTTGGCAGTGGGACTAGTGCTGGTTCATCAAGTGGAGTTTACTTTCAGCTGCACTAG
- the LOC131240331 gene encoding uncharacterized protein LOC131240331 isoform X2 yields the protein MILIKSRQESLQCTKVGLAKMDGFGEKESNTIQGKEALSLDEVLGNDGTDHCMEGDGPDHCMAMKEVSPTKGEHAQTAEGGDATIEPHKDMEFESEAAAYYFYNTYARRMGFSIRTSKFYRSKKDGSIVNRRFVCSKEGFRRKSVATKIHRRITRENCKAMMSVKKLDSGVWLVKQFIKEHSHPLANPSEVCFLRSHRHIQDNAKDLIRAYKGAGASNTQVMNVLRKEAGGDCNVGFTRKDLSNFVTRDRHRSLGKDAQMEHRYFKHLQKDHPDSVPMNDLIKCLKEENTSLKADLKAQITVKEAEISRQKEIIVEQTIRLEKAAEHDAEREKRIKELESQLFQVTMSQSQLLGRDAEIVKLNTELSSLKEAFTSIQNPLNASERERLAVLEKEYSKAQLLKEIGLHEEDRVKRMKEKSKEQKKRISELEGLLVVAREEKEIAVREAKVSAREAYVRELAVLGSERPRPWGHAVGIIDQPLRDQARFGSGTSAGSSSGVYFQLH from the exons ATGATACTCATTAAATCAAGGCAGGAAAGTTTACAATGCACAAAGGTAGGACTAGCAA AAATGGATGGATTTGGAGAAAAAGAATCAAACACCATACAAGGCAAAGAAGCATTAAGCTTGGATGAAGTGTTGGGAAATGATGGCACGGACCATTGCATGGAAGGTGATGGCCCAGACCATTGCATGGCCATGAAGGAAGTTTCGCCTACAAAGGGAGAACATGCTCAAACTGCAGAAGGGGGGGATGCAACTATTGAACCACACAAGGATATGGAGTTTGAATCTGAAGCAGCTGCCTATTATTTCTACAACACCTACGCAAGGCGCATGGGATTTAGCATTCGCACTAGTAAGTTCTACCGTTCAAAGAAAGATGGATCCATTGTAAACCGAAGGTTTGTTTGTTCGAAAGAAGGTTTCCGTCGGAAATCCGTTGCAACAAAAATACATAGACGGATTACAAGGGAAAATTGCAAGGCAATGATGTCAGTAAAGAAATTAGATTCCGGGGTTTGGCTTGTGAAGCAATTTATCAAGGAGCATAGTCATCCACTAGCGAATCCAAGTGAAGTATGTTTCCTTCGATCGCACAGGCACATACAAGATAATGCCAAAGACTTGATCAGAGCTTATAAGGGGGCTGGAGCATCCAATACCCAAGTCATGAATGTGCTTCGGAAGGAAGCCGGTGGAGATTGCAATGTTGGCTTCACTCGGAAAGATTTAAGTAACTTTGTTACTAGGGATAGGCATAGATCCCTTGGGAAAGATGCACAGATGGAACATAGATATTTCAAGCATCTACAAAAGGACCATCCTGACTCTGTTCCAATGAATGATCTCATTAAGTGCCTAAAAGAAGAAAACACTTCATTG AAAGCGGATCTTAAAGCGCAAATTACAGTTAAGGAGGCTGAGATTTCGCGTCAAAAGGAAATCATTGTTGAACAG ACAATCAGACTTGAAAAGGCAGCCGAACATGATGCAGAGCGGGAGAAACGCATTAAGGAACTG GAGTCCCAATTATTCCAAGTCACCATGTCTCAGTCTCAACTGCTGGGTCGAGATGCTGAAATTGTAAAGCTAAACACCGAGCTTTCGTCCCTT AAGGAAGCCTTCACATCCATTCAAAATCCTTTGAATGCTTCCGAGAGAGAAAGGCTTGCTGTTCTG GAGAAAGAATATTCGAAGGCCCAGCTACTTAAAGAGATTGGACTGCATGAAGAAGATCGG GTGAAGAGAATGAAGGAGAAGTCCAAAGAACAGAAGAAACGGATCAGTGAGCTGGAAGGCCTCCTTGTGGTGGCCCGGGAGGAGAAGGAGATTGCGGTTCGTGAGGCCAAGGTGTCGGCCAGGGAAGCATATGTGAGGGAACTGGCCGTCCTTGGTAGCGAGAGGCCACGGCCTTGGGGTCATGCGGTTGGGATCATTGATCAACCTTTGAGAGATCAGGCCCGCTTTGGCAGTGGGACTAGTGCTGGTTCATCAAGTGGAGTTTACTTTCAGCTGCACTAG
- the LOC131240331 gene encoding uncharacterized protein LOC131240331 isoform X6 codes for MCVQSPFCKGELTLSFSVDKKATSSGRSPEMDGFGEKESNTIQGKEALSLDEVLGNDGTDHCMEGDGPDHCMAMKEVSPTKGEHAQTAEGGDATIEPHKDMEFESEAAAYYFYNTYARRMGFSIRTSKFYRSKKDGSIVNRRFVCSKEGFRRKSVATKIHRRITRENCKAMMSVKKLDSGVWLVKQFIKEHSHPLANPSEVCFLRSHRHIQDNAKDLIRAYKGAGASNTQVMNVLRKEAGGDCNVGFTRKDLSNFVTRDRHRSLGKDAQMEHRYFKHLQKDHPDSVPMNDLIKCLKEENTSLKADLKAQITVKEAEISRQKEIIVEQTIRLEKAAEHDAEREKRIKELKEAFTSIQNPLNASERERLAVLEKEYSKAQLLKEIGLHEEDRVKRMKEKSKEQKKRISELEGLLVVAREEKEIAVREAKVSAREAYVRELAVLGSERPRPWGHAVGIIDQPLRDQARFGSGTSAGSSSGVYFQLH; via the exons AAGGAGAACTGACGCTTTCCTTTTCCGTAGACAAGAAGGCAACCTCATCGGGCCGGAGTCCAG AAATGGATGGATTTGGAGAAAAAGAATCAAACACCATACAAGGCAAAGAAGCATTAAGCTTGGATGAAGTGTTGGGAAATGATGGCACGGACCATTGCATGGAAGGTGATGGCCCAGACCATTGCATGGCCATGAAGGAAGTTTCGCCTACAAAGGGAGAACATGCTCAAACTGCAGAAGGGGGGGATGCAACTATTGAACCACACAAGGATATGGAGTTTGAATCTGAAGCAGCTGCCTATTATTTCTACAACACCTACGCAAGGCGCATGGGATTTAGCATTCGCACTAGTAAGTTCTACCGTTCAAAGAAAGATGGATCCATTGTAAACCGAAGGTTTGTTTGTTCGAAAGAAGGTTTCCGTCGGAAATCCGTTGCAACAAAAATACATAGACGGATTACAAGGGAAAATTGCAAGGCAATGATGTCAGTAAAGAAATTAGATTCCGGGGTTTGGCTTGTGAAGCAATTTATCAAGGAGCATAGTCATCCACTAGCGAATCCAAGTGAAGTATGTTTCCTTCGATCGCACAGGCACATACAAGATAATGCCAAAGACTTGATCAGAGCTTATAAGGGGGCTGGAGCATCCAATACCCAAGTCATGAATGTGCTTCGGAAGGAAGCCGGTGGAGATTGCAATGTTGGCTTCACTCGGAAAGATTTAAGTAACTTTGTTACTAGGGATAGGCATAGATCCCTTGGGAAAGATGCACAGATGGAACATAGATATTTCAAGCATCTACAAAAGGACCATCCTGACTCTGTTCCAATGAATGATCTCATTAAGTGCCTAAAAGAAGAAAACACTTCATTG AAAGCGGATCTTAAAGCGCAAATTACAGTTAAGGAGGCTGAGATTTCGCGTCAAAAGGAAATCATTGTTGAACAG ACAATCAGACTTGAAAAGGCAGCCGAACATGATGCAGAGCGGGAGAAACGCATTAAGGAACTG AAGGAAGCCTTCACATCCATTCAAAATCCTTTGAATGCTTCCGAGAGAGAAAGGCTTGCTGTTCTG GAGAAAGAATATTCGAAGGCCCAGCTACTTAAAGAGATTGGACTGCATGAAGAAGATCGG GTGAAGAGAATGAAGGAGAAGTCCAAAGAACAGAAGAAACGGATCAGTGAGCTGGAAGGCCTCCTTGTGGTGGCCCGGGAGGAGAAGGAGATTGCGGTTCGTGAGGCCAAGGTGTCGGCCAGGGAAGCATATGTGAGGGAACTGGCCGTCCTTGGTAGCGAGAGGCCACGGCCTTGGGGTCATGCGGTTGGGATCATTGATCAACCTTTGAGAGATCAGGCCCGCTTTGGCAGTGGGACTAGTGCTGGTTCATCAAGTGGAGTTTACTTTCAGCTGCACTAG
- the LOC131240331 gene encoding uncharacterized protein LOC131240331 isoform X5, with the protein MDGFGEKESNTIQGKEALSLDEVLGNDGTDHCMEGDGPDHCMAMKEVSPTKGEHAQTAEGGDATIEPHKDMEFESEAAAYYFYNTYARRMGFSIRTSKFYRSKKDGSIVNRRFVCSKEGFRRKSVATKIHRRITRENCKAMMSVKKLDSGVWLVKQFIKEHSHPLANPSEVCFLRSHRHIQDNAKDLIRAYKGAGASNTQVMNVLRKEAGGDCNVGFTRKDLSNFVTRDRHRSLGKDAQMEHRYFKHLQKDHPDSVPMNDLIKCLKEENTSLKADLKAQITVKEAEISRQKEIIVEQTIRLEKAAEHDAEREKRIKELESQLFQVTMSQSQLLGRDAEIVKLNTELSSLKEAFTSIQNPLNASERERLAVLEKEYSKAQLLKEIGLHEEDRVKRMKEKSKEQKKRISELEGLLVVAREEKEIAVREAKVSAREAYVRELAVLGSERPRPWGHAVGIIDQPLRDQARFGSGTSAGSSSGVYFQLH; encoded by the exons ATGGATGGATTTGGAGAAAAAGAATCAAACACCATACAAGGCAAAGAAGCATTAAGCTTGGATGAAGTGTTGGGAAATGATGGCACGGACCATTGCATGGAAGGTGATGGCCCAGACCATTGCATGGCCATGAAGGAAGTTTCGCCTACAAAGGGAGAACATGCTCAAACTGCAGAAGGGGGGGATGCAACTATTGAACCACACAAGGATATGGAGTTTGAATCTGAAGCAGCTGCCTATTATTTCTACAACACCTACGCAAGGCGCATGGGATTTAGCATTCGCACTAGTAAGTTCTACCGTTCAAAGAAAGATGGATCCATTGTAAACCGAAGGTTTGTTTGTTCGAAAGAAGGTTTCCGTCGGAAATCCGTTGCAACAAAAATACATAGACGGATTACAAGGGAAAATTGCAAGGCAATGATGTCAGTAAAGAAATTAGATTCCGGGGTTTGGCTTGTGAAGCAATTTATCAAGGAGCATAGTCATCCACTAGCGAATCCAAGTGAAGTATGTTTCCTTCGATCGCACAGGCACATACAAGATAATGCCAAAGACTTGATCAGAGCTTATAAGGGGGCTGGAGCATCCAATACCCAAGTCATGAATGTGCTTCGGAAGGAAGCCGGTGGAGATTGCAATGTTGGCTTCACTCGGAAAGATTTAAGTAACTTTGTTACTAGGGATAGGCATAGATCCCTTGGGAAAGATGCACAGATGGAACATAGATATTTCAAGCATCTACAAAAGGACCATCCTGACTCTGTTCCAATGAATGATCTCATTAAGTGCCTAAAAGAAGAAAACACTTCATTG AAAGCGGATCTTAAAGCGCAAATTACAGTTAAGGAGGCTGAGATTTCGCGTCAAAAGGAAATCATTGTTGAACAG ACAATCAGACTTGAAAAGGCAGCCGAACATGATGCAGAGCGGGAGAAACGCATTAAGGAACTG GAGTCCCAATTATTCCAAGTCACCATGTCTCAGTCTCAACTGCTGGGTCGAGATGCTGAAATTGTAAAGCTAAACACCGAGCTTTCGTCCCTT AAGGAAGCCTTCACATCCATTCAAAATCCTTTGAATGCTTCCGAGAGAGAAAGGCTTGCTGTTCTG GAGAAAGAATATTCGAAGGCCCAGCTACTTAAAGAGATTGGACTGCATGAAGAAGATCGG GTGAAGAGAATGAAGGAGAAGTCCAAAGAACAGAAGAAACGGATCAGTGAGCTGGAAGGCCTCCTTGTGGTGGCCCGGGAGGAGAAGGAGATTGCGGTTCGTGAGGCCAAGGTGTCGGCCAGGGAAGCATATGTGAGGGAACTGGCCGTCCTTGGTAGCGAGAGGCCACGGCCTTGGGGTCATGCGGTTGGGATCATTGATCAACCTTTGAGAGATCAGGCCCGCTTTGGCAGTGGGACTAGTGCTGGTTCATCAAGTGGAGTTTACTTTCAGCTGCACTAG
- the LOC131240323 gene encoding uncharacterized protein LOC131240323: MATLPQQHPQQKQPQPLSSLPTIRLEDYAHSPAHLAVALGDHSRLSRLLSTLPRLADSSHLLNESDSLHQEQLADRISSVIDRRDVPYRETPLHLAVRLNDIAAVRSLSSAGADISLQNSSGWNPLQEAICNRRSDIARALLRAHHRAAWLKWRRRVPRLISALRRMRDFYIEISFHFESSLLPFVGRIAPSDTYRIWKRDGDLRADTSLAGFDGLKIHRADQSFIFLSDQNPSLSLQSGSLLVLNRNERKIFDAFENAGMPLSESDEEGVASQTSVYRPGMDVTRAELVARTNWRRQDKTESVGEWKARVYDIHNVEFSFRTRKVAAQDIHDDSSSNGHHRQQVMPLVFQEDSDDGFLVAENPNFDLGLSSSQRRNSSFEKGDYCYNHNGKIREDREWASVGRKSVDIPSMTTRPGLEDRGGRIPDGKKSGKKVAVGASKESEYVKSLRPTVWLTEQFPLKTEEILPLLDILANKVKAVRRLRELLTTKFPPGAFPVKIAIPVVPTVRVVVTFTKFVDLQPQFFTPMSSPRHLQDIPEEHLFAASRSKSINPQSQPLDPFTIPSDYSWTSIDDKSRKMKKSKSKKGGK, encoded by the exons atGGCAACCCTACCACAGCAACACCCACAACAAAAACAACCACAACCGTTGTCCTCACTCCCAACCATCCGACTTGAAGACTACGCCCACAGCCCAGCTCATCTGGCCGTCGCTCTAGGCGACCACAGTCGCCTCTCCCGCCTCCTCTCAACCCTCCCACGACTCGCTGACTCGTCCCACCTACTCAACGAGTCCGACTCGCTGCACCAGGAGCAACTCGCTGACCGCATCTCCTCCGTCATCGACCGCCGCGACGTACCCTACCGCGAAACACCCCTTCATCTTGCGGTCCGCCTCAACGACATCGCGGCCGTCCGTTCACTGTCCTCGGCTGGCGCGGACATCTCCCTCCAGAACTCGTCCGGATGGAACCCCCTACAGGAGGCTATCTGTAACCGACGGTCGGATATCGCCCGGGCACTGCTCCGGGCTCACCACCGGGCTGCGTGGCTCAAATGGCGACGCCGCGTGCCGCGGCTCATCTCAGCCCTCCGTCGCATGCGGGACTTCTACATAGAGATCTCGTTCCACTTCGAGAGCTCCCTTCTACCGTTCGTCGGACGGATCGCCCCGTCCGACACCTACCGCATCTGGAAGCGGGATGGCGATCTCCGTGCCGACACGTCCCTCGCTGGATTCGACGGCCTCAAGATCCACCGCGCCGATCAGAGCTTCATCTTCCTCAGTGATCAGAACCCTTCCCTCAGTCTCCAGTCCGGCTCCCTCCTTGTCCTCAACCGCAACGAGCGTAAGATCTTCGACGCGTTCGAGAACGCCGGAATGCCGTTGTCGGAGTCCGATGAGGAAGGAGTAGCGTCGCAGACGAGCGTTTACCGTCCAGGCATGGACGTGACCAGAGCAGAGCTCGTTGCGAGGACAAACTGGCGGAGGCAGGACAAGACTGAGAGCGTCGGGGAGTGGAAAGCTAGGGTTTATGACATCCACAACGTCGAATTCAGCTTCCGCACTCGGAAAGTTGCAGCACAGGATATCCACGATGACAGCTCCAGCAATGGCCATCATCGGCAGCAGGTGATGCCGTTGGTGTTTCAGGAAGATTCGGATGATGGGTTCCTCGTGGCGGAAAACCCCAATTTCGATTTAGGGCTTTCTTCTTCTCAGCGTcggaatagtagttttgagaagggGGATTACTGTTATAATCATAATGGGAAAATTAGGGAAGATAGGGAGTGGGCATCGGTCGGTCGGAAGAGCGTTGATATTCCATCAATGACAACACGGCCCGGTTTGGAGGACCGCGGCGGGAGGATTCCAGATGGGAAGAAATCAGGGAAGAAGGTGGCAGTTGGGGCCAGCAAGGAAAGTGAGTATGTGAAGAGTCTGAGGCCGACGGTTTGGTTGACAGAGCAGTTCCCATTGAAGACTGAGGAGATATTGCCATTGCTTGATATCCTTGCGAATAAGGTGAAGGCAGTCCGTCGTTTGAGAGAGTTGCTCACAACCAAATTCCCACCTGGAGCTTTTCCGGTGAAG ATCGCTATTCCTGTCGTTCCTACTGTAAGGGTTGTGGTTACATTCACCAAGTTTGTAGATCTTCAACCACAGTTCTTCACCCCGATGTCTAGCCCCAGACACCTGCAAGATATTCCAGAGGAGCACTTGTTTGCAGCTTCTCGATCGAAATCTATAAACCCACAatctcagccattggatcctttcaCCATTCCTAGTGATTATTCTTGGACTAGCATTGATGACAAGAGCAGGAAGATGAAGAAATCCAAGTCCAAGAAGGGAGGGAAGTAA
- the LOC131240331 gene encoding uncharacterized protein LOC131240331 isoform X3, which yields MVQEKMDGFGEKESNTIQGKEALSLDEVLGNDGTDHCMEGDGPDHCMAMKEVSPTKGEHAQTAEGGDATIEPHKDMEFESEAAAYYFYNTYARRMGFSIRTSKFYRSKKDGSIVNRRFVCSKEGFRRKSVATKIHRRITRENCKAMMSVKKLDSGVWLVKQFIKEHSHPLANPSEVCFLRSHRHIQDNAKDLIRAYKGAGASNTQVMNVLRKEAGGDCNVGFTRKDLSNFVTRDRHRSLGKDAQMEHRYFKHLQKDHPDSVPMNDLIKCLKEENTSLKADLKAQITVKEAEISRQKEIIVEQTIRLEKAAEHDAEREKRIKELESQLFQVTMSQSQLLGRDAEIVKLNTELSSLKEAFTSIQNPLNASERERLAVLEKEYSKAQLLKEIGLHEEDRVKRMKEKSKEQKKRISELEGLLVVAREEKEIAVREAKVSAREAYVRELAVLGSERPRPWGHAVGIIDQPLRDQARFGSGTSAGSSSGVYFQLH from the exons ATGGTCCAAGAGA AAATGGATGGATTTGGAGAAAAAGAATCAAACACCATACAAGGCAAAGAAGCATTAAGCTTGGATGAAGTGTTGGGAAATGATGGCACGGACCATTGCATGGAAGGTGATGGCCCAGACCATTGCATGGCCATGAAGGAAGTTTCGCCTACAAAGGGAGAACATGCTCAAACTGCAGAAGGGGGGGATGCAACTATTGAACCACACAAGGATATGGAGTTTGAATCTGAAGCAGCTGCCTATTATTTCTACAACACCTACGCAAGGCGCATGGGATTTAGCATTCGCACTAGTAAGTTCTACCGTTCAAAGAAAGATGGATCCATTGTAAACCGAAGGTTTGTTTGTTCGAAAGAAGGTTTCCGTCGGAAATCCGTTGCAACAAAAATACATAGACGGATTACAAGGGAAAATTGCAAGGCAATGATGTCAGTAAAGAAATTAGATTCCGGGGTTTGGCTTGTGAAGCAATTTATCAAGGAGCATAGTCATCCACTAGCGAATCCAAGTGAAGTATGTTTCCTTCGATCGCACAGGCACATACAAGATAATGCCAAAGACTTGATCAGAGCTTATAAGGGGGCTGGAGCATCCAATACCCAAGTCATGAATGTGCTTCGGAAGGAAGCCGGTGGAGATTGCAATGTTGGCTTCACTCGGAAAGATTTAAGTAACTTTGTTACTAGGGATAGGCATAGATCCCTTGGGAAAGATGCACAGATGGAACATAGATATTTCAAGCATCTACAAAAGGACCATCCTGACTCTGTTCCAATGAATGATCTCATTAAGTGCCTAAAAGAAGAAAACACTTCATTG AAAGCGGATCTTAAAGCGCAAATTACAGTTAAGGAGGCTGAGATTTCGCGTCAAAAGGAAATCATTGTTGAACAG ACAATCAGACTTGAAAAGGCAGCCGAACATGATGCAGAGCGGGAGAAACGCATTAAGGAACTG GAGTCCCAATTATTCCAAGTCACCATGTCTCAGTCTCAACTGCTGGGTCGAGATGCTGAAATTGTAAAGCTAAACACCGAGCTTTCGTCCCTT AAGGAAGCCTTCACATCCATTCAAAATCCTTTGAATGCTTCCGAGAGAGAAAGGCTTGCTGTTCTG GAGAAAGAATATTCGAAGGCCCAGCTACTTAAAGAGATTGGACTGCATGAAGAAGATCGG GTGAAGAGAATGAAGGAGAAGTCCAAAGAACAGAAGAAACGGATCAGTGAGCTGGAAGGCCTCCTTGTGGTGGCCCGGGAGGAGAAGGAGATTGCGGTTCGTGAGGCCAAGGTGTCGGCCAGGGAAGCATATGTGAGGGAACTGGCCGTCCTTGGTAGCGAGAGGCCACGGCCTTGGGGTCATGCGGTTGGGATCATTGATCAACCTTTGAGAGATCAGGCCCGCTTTGGCAGTGGGACTAGTGCTGGTTCATCAAGTGGAGTTTACTTTCAGCTGCACTAG